In the genome of Centropristis striata isolate RG_2023a ecotype Rhode Island chromosome 6, C.striata_1.0, whole genome shotgun sequence, the window AAAAGCTTTAActgataaataatatttattcatgTGGCACCAAGAAAAAACTTCTCCCCCTGTGGAAAaccaacatttttactttttccctCCTTCTTCTGGGTGGAGGAGCTGTCTGGCTCATCACTCAACCAACAAATCAAATTTAGGAGTTTGTGTTAATTCAAGTGTAATTTTAGTCCAAAAGCTAGAAGCAGCAGAAGGAGCCAACAGCAGAATTTAGAGAACTTCTGCTGCACGAAACCCCACAGGTCCTTACATAATCTAATGTCCCACAACaaagacatttaaacatttaaagctACGGTTGTATCTGTCATAGCTGAGTGGCACTCAAAATGTTTCTGGCCCCTTGTGAAATGACAGGACAGTGTTTCAAATCTATTGTAAAATgttactttattttttccagatatTTCAAACAAAGCACAAGAATTCAAATTACATAAATATGATttcaaaaacatgacatgacagctAACTCCAGTTGCATCTCTGACTCAAacagcaaatacaaaaaaatcacataattcataattttattatattttattaaacaaaatttCTTATCCTTGATTGattgaaataactacaacaataatgttaaaaagtaaagaataaaGCTGTTAAGAAGAAGGCACATGTAATCAGCAACAAATATTAAATCAAAACTTCCTACACTGGTTCTGTGATTGTGTGATTCTTTCATAAACTTCTGCAGCAACTCGTATTCTCCAACATAAAGTGGCTCATCTTTCCTTCTGTAGACCAGGACAGGTCAGAAGTTCTCATAGTGATGTATAAAATGGGCCTGGTCCCTCTTGTTCATCTGCTGGCAAGCTTTCTccacatttttggtcattccaGGTGGTCCACAGCTGAATACACCGAATTTACCCACCTACAGAAATTAATACAAGTTGATAAGTGGGTTAGTGTATGGGTACAATGTTCCAGACAAACAGTAGGTAGATGATGGATGAAGGACTGACCTCGGGGTGAACTTCCTGCAGGGAACTTAAAAAGGACACCAGGGGCGGCCGGCCGAAGTGGGTGACGGACCGCAGGCCGGTGAAGAGACTGCGGCCCCACACCTTCTGAAAGTGGCGCTCACACACATACTGTCCACACATTACAAACACCAGGGTGAGGGATCATTAGTGGGCTtcattgttatttaaaaaagttgtttactgcTATATAAGTGTTCAAAGTCCTTATTTAGAAGCtttaattttaaacaaacagTTTGGGAAATTTGCTTTCTTCTTAAGAGTTTAATGAAGATTGATGACACTCTGTATGCTAAATATGGAGCTACAGCCAGAGGCTGGTtaggttagcttagcataaagatgaAGACTAGATAAGTGGAAATAGCTAGCCTGGTTCTGTCTTACAACGGTTCATATGATATTTTACAATAACGTATGCACAACagtttgtattatatattacgAAATATGACTGTTCTACTTTGAGAAATGGTAACACAGTCACTGTGTTAAACACATGattgtttgttgtgttaaaCACaaagttaacattgtgaaactgaACTACTGCTATGTGACATAGTTTCATACGGAGGGTGAGGTCATTGCTGACCCGATTATTGAGCTGcaggattcattttaaagtcaaaCCGAAATTCAGTTTTGTCAAATTTCCGTGCAGTGTACAGGGGAGCAACGACCGATTATGCCCCGTTCAACTGCCCCCTGACCCTGTCAGACATTTGGATGAATTTCTGACATGACAGATATTTATGTTGGCCATCGTCAGGCTCTCACACAGCTGATGTAGAGCCACAAGGCGATTCTTCAAGCtcattggctttttttttttgccactgcGCCTCACTGCAAAGTGGAGAACAGAGTGCCTGAAAGTGCCATGGTGACACAATGCCTCATTAGGACGGAAAATGTGGAGCCAACTAACTTGTTAGTTTGTTGTTGCTGCTAACTCATTTGTGTTTGAGAGAGGGAATCAAAattgacagagagagaaaaatatgaGCCATGCCAATGAGACAATAGAATAGATAGATAAAGGACCCAACAATTAGTCGTGTGctatatcgtatcgttcacaattataccggtatatttttttatgagtaaaaagaaatgcatataATGATATTGgtaacattcctacttcttgacatatTGGCGCAAGGGTTTCACATTGATTACCTAGACCGTGGCGGCccaccagagtctcatgtgctgcgctaacgtcacatttcaagctactgaaagtatatttacactattcataatataaagttattttgcgttgtgttgctgttgctcagcagtgtctgtcacccgtcagtcagtcaaaacccgaCCCACCTCTCGTCCTCCTCCATAACATGCAtgcgcattcacacacttacacacacactgaatgtaCCGAGCTGCCACTGCGCTTCAAAAAAATTCAAGCATGGCAGAAAAATGTGCCAACCCTTCTGTATCAGTCCCACCACACATgatctctatgtgtgtgtctgtgtgtttgcgcaagccgaactaaatactatcaacctgtccagaccgtcagaggtccaaacaacctgttgcattatgccgtttgttagccgcgagctaacattagctaacaaggGGGggcctaaatggttatttttatttatttctaatactcaagagtcaagagtagattttttgtattttgcaactgttgagatttgcaatttacactacattttagatttatgattgatttttattttgttgtaagttttttaattatttacacagactaaaaaaataattttctatatatttttcagtattttgtaatatcgtcaagaatatcgttatcgcaaaaataccctgaaatatcatgatattattTTAGGGCCTTATCGCCCAACCCTACCAGCAGTACAAAGACCTTGGCAGGTACACAACCTTCTACTTTCCGTAGCTTCATAGTCATTATATGAGAGTGGTATCAGCCTTCTTATCTAAGTCTGACCAAGAAAGAGAAGGtgcacatttcccaaaatgttgagcCACTCCTCTATTACACAAGGCACTTAGATAGATATTAGTTAGAAgtcaacattaaaatgaatgtttgcGAAATATTTAGCAGCATTCAGTCGACTGCAGATCTCACCAGCATGGTGGTGCGGAGGTCAAACTTTTCAGCCACCTGAGTGATGTAAGTGTGGACTGAGACCAGCTCCTGGGTGTccatctcctccacctccctgaTGATGTCTGACACCCACTCAAACTGACGCTGTGTTCGTGTCACCCAGATGAAGTACACCTTTAAAGAAACCACTGTAGAGAGTGAGCTTcttgtatgaataaataatgctTCAGGGAGACAAAATGTATAGTAGGTTAGATTTGAAGCATCACCTTTTTACACTGAATCTTGGACTTGATGGAGGATTTGAACACCAGGTCTTTTAGGATGGATGTGAATGGGGTGACTCCAATTCCTCCTCCCACCAGAACAGACACTTCAAAGTCAATCCACTCCTGATGGCCCTCACCAAACGGGCCATCCAAGTACAGCTTAGgatgaaataaaacatgaatatccGTGTCTGAAAAAGACAGCTGAagttatttatacacacaaatgaAACCTGCCTTTGGGTAGGCTCCGAGCTCCAGCAGGCATTCTTCAGTGTAGAGGTCTCTGAGCTGGCTGGTCCATGGCCCCACAGCTCGGATGTGCAAGCTCAGCGTCTCTTCGTGTGGAGCTGACGTGAGTGTGAATGGGTGGTACTCATCTGTGCCCAACATTAGGCATGCAATACGAACCCACTGGCCTGAACGATACACGAAGCCCTGTGGTCGCTTGAACTCCAGATGTGTCACACCTGCAGGTAGGACAACCGAGGGGAGTGTGAACTCGAATGCACCGTGCACACAAACATGACGTGATATCAGTGAAGACGATGGAAAAAGTGCAATTTAGTTAGTGAAGACTAAAAtcaaggagagacagagaaaagatTTTAGACAAGCGTCACCTGAGGGCAGCAGCTCAGCTCTGACCACCGGGATCTCCACCTTCTTCCTGCTCAAGCTGATCAGTTTATCCAGCAGGAAGAGCAGTGCAGGGGGAATTAGGTAGATGTAGAAACGAGGCTCTTGGAGCAGGGCAAAACTGCCATGAACAACTGTCTGTTGACAAAGCCAGAATCATACAATTCGTAAAACTGCATCACATCATAAAAGCCACCTGACTGCAGATCGCGTTCGGGGTATTTTAAAGAGATAGATTGGATTTATTGAATTTTTAGgcggctaaaatatgttttagtgCTGCCCCCGTCCTCAGCAGTAAATTGCTTCACTCTTGTGTTCGATCTCATGCATACTTCAACAAGTTGGGGGTGTGCCGACCCcgcaaaaaatccaaactatacctttaaaaacctaaaAGTACTTACTAGAATGTACACAATAACGTAGAGGTAATGTGTGATCCAAAATCCTTGAAAACTGATGCGACGGAAGTAGTGTGAGGCAAAAACATACATGAatgcaaaagtaaaaagaagCAAGACACCAGTCATTCCTAGGGAAAGGACAAAGAAGAGCAAAAAACTGAATTATAGCATGATTTAACAAGTAGTCCatgtaaaaatctaaaatatgtttCCTTTGGTACCTGGAACGGTTTGAAAAAACCACCAATACCACTTCAGAGGAAGTTCAGAcctaaaatgaaaacattgtaAATCAGCGAACATAACTCTctacaacataataaaaatcatgCAGATATATGTTAAACTTTACCCGTTGTTGCTAAAGACTTTGGGGAACAGACAAGATAAGATGCTGAGGTCACTGATGGAGAAGATGTAGATGTTGACCACATGGCCCAAAGTATGAACGACTACAGAACAGAAATGGGAGTGAGCTCAAACAAATAAGATAATATCAGAACAGAAAATCAGAACTTTCCATCACGACTCTTCTACCAACTTGAAAGGAGGATTGCAGTCATGGCCATGAACCGGTGGAAGTCAATGGCGGCGTCGAAGGGGATGTATCGGTTGAGGAATGTCTCTCTGCACAGCGTGATGAGGTTGCGACACACAGTGAGCAGCATGTAGGGAAACAGCAAGGAGATGGCGGCGGCCGAGCCACGGGAGACAACGATGCCCACCACCGAAGTCTCGGGGATACCTGTGGCTTCGGACTGCAGAGCGTAGTctgaaaatgatgttttaaatCAGTCCAGACAAGGCTGAAGGTAAAGAAAGAATAACAGAGTGAGGAAGGTGAAAAGTAAAACAATGATTCCTACTCACAGTAACATCTTTCAAGTGCCACGCCAGCTGCGATGCCGTACACGACGAGGAAGCAGACGATATGACGCCGATAATTCTCAATGAAACGTTTGAACTGCTGGATCTTCTGCTGGATCGGGTTCCTTATGTACTGCTCACGTTTGGCCTTCACATAGACATTTGGGTTGTTGACACTTAACCTGAAAAGCATTCAAATCCattaaatttttatttcatggatacttttgttcttttttttatcatttcattgtggagtttttttaaaatcatattcaGGCCACCCAAACTACAGTGGAAATAAAgaaagctgcaggaggaggtttGTACTAACACATTCTGGCTCAGTAAATACTGTAAGGCAGATAACATCTCCGATAACTAATGTGTATTACTTCTCTGTGGTAAGTTTTGTTCATTGTCAGACATCCTATCTTTATTGATATCTCTTACCTTCCTTCAGAAAGTAATTTACAGGAAAAGAAAGATCAAACAAGGTACAAACTTTTTCCGTCTGCGTATCTCCGGTCCATCTGTCTTGATGCTGATGCAAAACAAAGAATGGTGCAATTGTAAGCAGGGACACAATGCTCACTTGGGATATACATTATAAATGAAATGAGTAAGTGACAAAGCTGCAGTGGATCATTGCTTTTATCCATAGTGAAAAAAGCAACAGTTGTTACATTTGTGATCTGGATGAGTGATTACAGCCCGTGTGTCCTGTTCTCTGACCTGTTTCCTGGACAGATGAAGGACACTCTCTGGTCGCGACTCAGCCGCTTCTTCCCCTGTTTCTCCATCCCTGCACACACGGCAGCACCCATTCATCAGACAAGGTCAGAGAGAGGAggattgaagaaaaaaaaaaaaaagatattcttGGACAAAACTTTCTCCAACCTTTGACATTGAGTTGGGCGAACTGCAGCTCCTTCTCGTGGTCCCGCAGGAGGAAGTGGAAGTCCTCCCATGTGATTTCCTCCTTGTCATCAAAGCCTGCAGCCTGCATCATGGCCTTGATGCCGTCCTCTGCCTGGCTCTTTGACAGAGCGCCATTGGAGATTTCAATCAAAGACCTGCAGTACATGAAAAGAGTGAAGATGAACCATGCACAAAAAAAAGGCTTAGTGCagtcatgacaaaaaaagtcgaTCAAACCTGAGCATCCTGGCAAATTCTTCTTTTGATAAGAAACCAGTTCTACCAATGTCGTTCATGGAGAACATCAGTTTGGATTTTTCCTCAGGAGACCCtgataaaatatacaaacatcaTCAGTGACTAAATGTAGGACTAAACAAATACTGTTTACCAatttacttgtttgttttttatcaagaaaTATTAGACATGCTCACTCCTAGTCTATAAAGCCTTGAGATATTGGCTTAActttacttaatttattttttgattcaCTTAACTGATTTAAATATGtgtgtaactttatttttatttgcttgacAGTCACAGTAGATCATCCCTATTAATAGTTTCAGTAGAAAGTAAATTGTTTGAGTGTAAGGAGAATACTTGACCTTATAAGCCATTGTATAGAGCTTTAATGAGTTATGATTATCattataaagtatttatgtgcctataattataattataattatatggTACTACAAGCAGATTATAGCAgattataagtatgtttataatgcattatgaacaTGGACGTCATTGCAAATATATGAGCATTGGTtgaaccagaaaaaaacaactacaaaatgattctaatattttacattaacatgTTACACAGTGTTTACATGACTGCACATCTGGAtacacaaaacagctgcagccTTTTCAAGTCACACATTTTTACCTTTCATAAAGATAACCATGACATCAAGAAACTCCTGGAAGGAGAGGTAACCGTTTCCATCTTTATCTGCGAGTGTGAACATGGAGTCCACGAATAAGGAGTCGGACTTGAGGCCCAGTGCATCTGCAAACTCAGACGCTGCCAGCTCGCACTGCAGAACCTCTCTGGCTTTTTTGTGGGAAATGCCACTCATGTCCCCGGCATCACACTTCTCTATTTCCAAGACCTGTGCACGGGAGGGACGGATCATTACAAGTCACCCTCGTCTCATTATAGTAATATCACCGACGTAAACTGAGGTTACTGTTTGTCCATCACGGATGATGTCACCATCAAGACCAACAATTAGTTCTTTTTGCTGGAGGTCAGAACTAATTTGACCTCAAACAAGCGTTGACGACATTCTGCGGCCAAGCTTACAGCTGGTGCCGCTGTGGATGAGGTAAACATGCAGAGGCTGACTGTACCTTAGAGAAAGCGTGGCGAATGAAAGTTTCCACAATCTGAGCCCTCTGCTCTTTGGTTAAAGCCTCCTTCAGCAGTTTCCTCTCCGTCATCTCCTTCACTCTAATCTCCTGCCCGATGTCTGTCACCCCTGCGCGCAGATGCTTGACAAACGCTGCACGTTTGCTCTCGTCATCAAAAAACAGCACCTGGATGTGCAGGCAGAAGAAAAACAGGATTGGGGTGAGATAAAAGTGAGTGAGATCGGGTACATCTGCAGAATCATGCTTACATTGACAATTGGAAGAGGTGAGAAATGCAGAAAAGAGAGAACAAGAATCCTAAATGTGAACATAGATTTCTGTTTCTTGTTTGTGCTCACACAAGATGCAGCAGCTGCAACATTTTTGAAACCACTTTATTTTCCTACAACTTGAATCAGACTGCAGCAGCTTTTCAGCTTAAGAACCAGAAGGTGCAAATCTCCACACTGTCATTTCTAGCAGCTCACCAAGTCGTACTCTTTCGATACTTTGAGCAGAAGAGCTTTATGCTGCCGGTCGCTGGAGAGGAGGACGTCGAGGTAATCCTGGTTGCCCAGATTGAGGCTGCGGTGAATGGACCCAGATCTGTCAAAGACCTGCAGCCTCCTCTTCTCATCGACCTCCACGCTGACAGGATGCAGAGGTTTTTTACGGCCCTGCCACTCGTAGGCTGGGGAGCAGAAGCAGAATTAGAAGAAGTGTAAGAGGATTCTGGATGATGATGAGGACTGGTGCAAAATAATGAAATCTACCACCTGTTAATAACTGATCATCATCTAGATTCAGTTTGAGTCATTAACACTTAAATCGATATAATCAGCTAAGTTTTAccattacttattattatagatGCTGCAGGCCAGTGCAGCAGTAAATCATAGCTGCTGATTAGAGATGCAACTAATAGTTATTTTCATAATCGATTAATCTGCTAATTATTTTCTGGATTCATTGATTTGTCCGtataatgtcagaaaatagtgaaaaatgtgcatcccaGTTTCTCAGTCCAagttgatgtctttaaatgtcttattttgtcgggctaaaacccaaagatattcaatttattatgatgtgttcatgtttttgcagctgaaaacagcattttcagcagtttttgcatgaaaaacgaCTAAATGATTAGGCAACTAATCAATGCAGCTCTGaatctgatgtttatttataagTGACCTTGAGTCAACTGTACAGTCTGACTCATAGATATTCTGTTATTACTAACATCGCACACAATTAAAAGaattagagattttttttttctaattccaCGGATTTCATACCAGTAATTCCCACAGCTGGCTCCTCTGTCCTGTCACCAGCTTTCCTTCTTCTCTGGAACTTCCTGTACCTGCACTTGCGGAGATAAGCCACTACACAGGCCACCAGAAAACTAACTGTGAAAGTAAAACAGTCAAAACTGATTATCAGCCTCACAACAAAACTGCTGATGAGTGAAATCAGTATTATTGCTGTGTAGAAAGAGATGGATTTGTGAGTGTGATACTGACCAACTGGAAAGAGGAACAGAACAATGATAAATATCCCAAAGCCAGCTTTACTCCCATCAAAGTAATTAAGTTTGGTCGCATTAGTGCAGGGATGGAGCAGTGATGCATTCAGCTGTGTGGGCTGAGGACAAGGGTCACCTAAGGCGACggagagaatgttttttttaatccatgcTTTGAATATTACATGATTCGAATGCAATCCTTGTTTGTTTAAGAGTCAAATATGAGGCACATGTTTTACCATCCCTCCAGAAGAACACATTATTTTGTATATCAGTGGTTTCTGCACTTGTGACTGCAATAATGACGTCTTGAAAGGTCACATTGCGAATCACCCGGATCTCCTCATCCGTGAACAAACTGGAAAACACCCCAAAGAACACAATTGTAGTGAGATTATTCAACTATGACAATCACAGATTAATAGATCAATCACACAATACTGTTGGAACACTATGACTTTACATACTACTATATACTATTTCTATTTTAAGTCAAACAGAGAGGACTTTACCCATTCTGTTTGTTCTCAAACCAGAAGCGGTCTCCGTTTCTAATCCGTTCAAACTGGTCCAACATTATGGCAGAGAAAACTGGACCGGGACCATCGAGAGACTCTAGCAGTCCTCCGGGGAAGAGCTCCAGTTTTGAGATGTCTCTGTTGTACAGTTCTGCAATATCGTGGAGCAACTGTTGGACACAAGAACACACTTTAATTCACATGATCACTGTTaaactttattattcattttaatcactCTTTGTTTAAAGACTTTGACCTGTGGGTTGGTGCTGTTGAGCTCAAGGTTTATGTCTTCAAATGTCTTGACAGGAGGCAGATCCAGAGCTTTCCTGATCTCTGCATAACTGCGGAGGCCGAAGTCTCGTCCTCTTTGGACCGTCATGGCCACCAGGTCTGTCCGGGTGAACCTCAGGGGTCCGTACATGAAGTCTGTCAGGGTGTGAATCACATCAGAGCTGTAGGTATCAAATTATaactggaaaaaatgtaaatattgatatgcattttatgatttaattgtaaatatatatttttttaatcctttattGCTTGACTTTTGTGCCTTGCATGTCAAAAAGTGTCTCCAATTTCTGATTCTGAATTCTGATACATGCAGTGAATAAGAACGATTAAACACCTCTCAGGTCCTCCACAACAATATTGTCTTCTCTCTCAGCAATCTGGGAAGCCATGCCCATGACGAGGTTATCTACATCCTGGCTCGTCTTCATATTGAcactctggaaaaaaaatgacaaaaacattaagtgtcacttaatgcacaatatatatcCTCTCTCTAACAAGTGGCAATAATCCTATTTTAGTATTATTTGTACCAATACCCCTTTTATTAATTAGGTAAGATGTAACTATAAAATGAAACCCTGCAAAGACAAACATATTCAGTTTAAGGCTGATAGACTGTGCGCCACGAAAATGATGTCCACCACAGAAATACACGGAAAGTGAGTGCAATTAAAACACTGGCAACCCAACATGTCTACAAACTGCCCTTTTTGTTCTCAGAGTCACACATAATTTCAAATGCCGAATATTTTGTTGAAGAATGAGCTGCAGAAAAAGCTGTAATTGACAATGACATATTTCAGCACTGCAATTTCATTTTTTGCTGTCTTGTAAACTCACGAGGGTTGTGCACATAAATTTTCTGTAAAACTCTTTCTCACACTGTTGAAAAATGCAACAGTGTGATCATGTTATACCTGCCGTTTCCAAAAGCTATTGCAAAGACGCATTGCTGGTGACAAGCTGCCGTCTATGTTGATAATCTTCTGAAAATGGCAGGTTCTGTTTCTGTG includes:
- the duox gene encoding dual oxidase 1; translated protein: MDLRKWVWSMCAAVGLLLIHSEHSRCEITWEVPRFDGWYNSLGYPRRGAVGSHLVRLVPAHYWDGVYQPIQEPLLPNPRRLSRLLAAGPSGLPSTRNQTVLSLFFGYHVSFEIFDSRNPGCPPEFMNIRVPKGDPFFDPTATGEVLLPFQRGPWDKESGQSPSNPRTQVNLVTAWIDGSSIYGPSTSWSDSLRSFSRGLLTSGSEWNMPNQAAGRTLMWSAADPSTGDHGPSGLYELGNAWANENMFTAAEGIIWFRYHNYVASKLHEEHPAWSDEKLFQNARKTVVATFQNIALYEWLPAYLGDKKLPPYPGYQKFVDPGISPEFQAAAMRFAITMAPPGVYMRNRTCHFQKIINIDGSLSPAMRLCNSFWKRQSVNMKTSQDVDNLVMGMASQIAEREDNIVVEDLRDFMYGPLRFTRTDLVAMTVQRGRDFGLRSYAEIRKALDLPPVKTFEDINLELNSTNPQLLHDIAELYNRDISKLELFPGGLLESLDGPGPVFSAIMLDQFERIRNGDRFWFENKQNGLFTDEEIRVIRNVTFQDVIIAVTSAETTDIQNNVFFWRDGDPCPQPTQLNASLLHPCTNATKLNYFDGSKAGFGIFIIVLFLFPVVSFLVACVVAYLRKCRYRKFQRRRKAGDRTEEPAVGITAYEWQGRKKPLHPVSVEVDEKRRLQVFDRSGSIHRSLNLGNQDYLDVLLSSDRQHKALLLKVSKEYDLVLFFDDESKRAAFVKHLRAGVTDIGQEIRVKEMTERKLLKEALTKEQRAQIVETFIRHAFSKVLEIEKCDAGDMSGISHKKAREVLQCELAASEFADALGLKSDSLFVDSMFTLADKDGNGYLSFQEFLDVMVIFMKGSPEEKSKLMFSMNDIGRTGFLSKEEFARMLRSLIEISNGALSKSQAEDGIKAMMQAAGFDDKEEITWEDFHFLLRDHEKELQFAQLNVKGMEKQGKKRLSRDQRVSFICPGNSIKTDGPEIRRRKKLSVNNPNVYVKAKREQYIRNPIQQKIQQFKRFIENYRRHIVCFLVVYGIAAGVALERCYYYALQSEATGIPETSVVGIVVSRGSAAAISLLFPYMLLTVCRNLITLCRETFLNRYIPFDAAIDFHRFMAMTAILLSIVHTLGHVVNIYIFSISDLSILSCLFPKVFSNNGSELPLKWYWWFFQTVPGMTGVLLLFTFAFMYVFASHYFRRISFQGFWITHYLYVIVYILTVVHGSFALLQEPRFYIYLIPPALLFLLDKLISLSRKKVEIPVVRAELLPSGVTHLEFKRPQGFVYRSGQWVRIACLMLGTDEYHPFTLTSAPHEETLSLHIRAVGPWTSQLRDLYTEECLLELGAYPKLYLDGPFGEGHQEWIDFEVSVLVGGGIGVTPFTSILKDLVFKSSIKSKIQCKKVYFIWVTRTQRQFEWVSDIIREVEEMDTQELVSVHTYITQVAEKFDLRTTMLYVCERHFQKVWGRSLFTGLRSVTHFGRPPLVSFLSSLQEVHPEVGKFGVFSCGPPGMTKNVEKACQQMNKRDQAHFIHHYENF